Genomic segment of Triticum aestivum cultivar Chinese Spring chromosome 6A, IWGSC CS RefSeq v2.1, whole genome shotgun sequence:
TGATGAGGATCTACATACCTTGGTCAGGTCCTAACTCACTGGGAAGGTAAATAAATCTCTTCTTGTGATTAATTTCCTTGTGTTTTGTTTCAATGGGTTTAAGAAGTGAGAAATCTTGAGGTTTGTGAAGTTTTTTTTTCCCAGTGTGGTTGATCTTTGTTTCGGACACAATCGGCATGATAAGCCTCGTGTTGTGTGTTCTAGCGTCTGGCCAAGGAGTGGAGAGGTTTAGGGAGCATTATACTTATCTTCGTGCAACTAATTGTATGTTTATATTCGTTAGCTATGGAAGTCTTCATACTCATTGGCTGATTAGTTACTTCTGAAGTTTGATAGTAAATTGATTTTGCAACTACAATAGTTAGCGAATGAATTTTTTTGGTGATTCTTGACCATTTAGTTAGAAATGATTCAACAATCTATGATTTTAAAAATTGCAGTGATCTCTAGAACATATAGTTATGGGCTCAAAAATTGTCTCGGGCTTGATGTTTAATTTGATATAAATTTTTGTAGCTTTGCAGCACACTACTTTGCTATTCTGGATATAAGAGACCATTTATGGCTGTAACGGAGATGGAAGTTCGTTTCAGTTTGGTTTAATGGAAATCCAACACAACCAATCGATATTTGACAGTCTCTGTAtgttccttttcccttttctttttaagGCACCACATTTACAATACCAGCTAAAAAATATGTGGAGACGGACTAACAATGTAAGAGCAATGTCATACTAAACTTGGTACACGCACTGGAGATGTTCGCTACTGCAACTAAGCTCTGACAATTAAGGATCTGTGTATATAATATTTGTACTGTTCTTAGTCGACCTTCCCTACTCGGAATTACGTAATTGAGGTGCTTCTTTATTGGTTAGCTCATGCCTGCATTTTGGTGGTTGGATTGTGATCCTTTGTTCTATGCAGAAATCTCGAGGGAAGCGTTGGTTTCAGGCTCAGGCTACCTGGTTGTAGGGCTGGTGTTGCTTGTTTGGTTTGTTGAGATGCTTATTCGCTGGTTGTCCAGTTGCGACTTGGCTTTGAAAGTTGCAGCCTATTTCCTTTTAAGGTGTTGTGAGGGTTGGCTATACGAAACTGTCACCTATAGAACTGTTGTGTTCCCTTGTATCATTGCTACTGCCTTATTTTAAAACTATATACCCATGCAAGTATAGATTTTAAATTGTTCCCTTTGGTGCAATGTTTGACTGGTCTTAGTATTTACTAAGTATTGCCATTGAGCAAGCTCTTTCTATCTATGTGATTCAGTTGATGAATTCGGTTTTCTGTAGTCAATTCATACTGTAGGAGCCCGGGATGTCTTAACCACAGTGATGATGCATATATAGGTTAATGTTTTTTTTGTGGGGGAAATAGGTTACGTATTTaatgtcctcttcttctttgtcggTCGCAAGTTGGTTAATGTTATTTTTGCTCATGCACAACCAATCATAGGAATCGGTACAAGTTTATGTTTTATATCTTTGCACCCGTGTTTGCTATTGCACACTTATGTGACCATATGCCTTTGGTTTTGGCCGACTATATACTGTATAGAGGGCATAGTAGTCCTGGTTACACTTGCATCATGGCATGCATAAGTTTATCTCTTCAACTGTCATTTTGAATCTGGTTTACGGGCATGGTGTCACATCCTGGAAAATTAATAAATCCATTTATATGGTGTGTAAGGGCTTCTTTGGATCACAGGATTAGAAAACAAAGGAATTCAAAAAACACAGGAATTTGACGGGATTGTAGGTGCAAAACAGAGGATTACAAAATAGAGAAAAACTAAAAGAATGGTCATTTGGATGGaacacaggaaaaacacaggaaaagTGCCTCGATCCTACGCGAATCAGTGTAAAAAAGAGGTTATAGTGGATGTTGAAATTCCTATAGGATTGAGGTGTAGGAATGCATCCATAGGAATTTTGGAGGTGTGGTTCCTTTGATCCAAAGGGCTTCTTTAGGAAAAAATCCAATGAATTGgaatcctatgaaaatccttcaaTCCAAAGAGGCCCTAATACTTCTATATTCTTATGTTCTTGGCATGCTAAGTAACGTTGCCAGATCCTCATGTTCCTGCACAATACTCCGGCAACTTAATAATGCCATGAATTTCTTAGACCATACATTTCTTCTGCATCTCAGGGTAATCCGTGTCTTCACACcaaatttctcctcaagcaaaagTACATGACTATATGAACATATGAAATCGCATTGTTAACATGCATTATATTATTCTATGGTGAATTCAGGAGTGTTTTTGTACATCCCGGGGCAGGTACAAGACTCCCATATGTTGTGAGCTCCTCCCAAACATAGTAGACTTTGTTTTTTTGGATGATACTCCCTCCAGCAGAGGCTCAGCCCAACAAGGACATTTTCCAACAAGAAATTAGTTTGATCGAGAGTTGCTGGTAAAGGATGGTGCGGATGATGAATAAATGAGGAAGCCGATTTGCACTACTCAGAACAGAAGGATCATCGGCCGTACTATATGCttgaaacaccaccatgaataggACATCTTTGATTTCATTGTCTGAACCCGAGTGCTCCTGTATATAATGTACACCCTTCGTTCCTAAATGTAAGATTTTTTTGCAGTTTGAATTGAAATGTAAAAACATGTTATATTTAGAAGCAGAGGTGGCATGAACTGATCTCTTGAGTTACCATAGGCTGGGTGACCAAAACTATATATATGATGCATCTCTGCCTATGTAGCTTTGCTCACCATGAACTGATCTCATGCCTTTCTATGCTTCAACAAATTTATGAACGGTGTCTAACTAAATATGCCAATTTGCATGGTTTGAAAACCTGGTTCATTCTCGCCCTTTGCGTCATTGGCGCAATGGGTCATCTAGTATTTCTCAAGGTTGAGGATGACCCAAAGAGACGCCAAACAAAGTATTCTATAAACCAGTTttaataaaacaacaacttaaaaaTGGTTTTCCTAAAAATAATCATAAAACTGGTTTTACTAAAGCTTGTTTCAAATACTAGTTATCCAAACAACCACAGATATGATATCGTTTGAGATTTAATAAATTGACTTCATGTGCGATTCTACGTAATTAACGTAACAAACTAGGTGGATGAATATGATTGCGGAAAGATGTGGCTACTCTCACGTGTACACACACCTCTTATCTTGGCCTTTGAATTCCTTTGAGATTCACGAGATGGACCGACGCATTGCAGACTGTTTGCAGGACGCATGCGTTCAAACCAGTAAGTGAGCCTAGGCAGGGCGTAGGTCATAGGCACAATTGTTCACGATAGATATGTCAGGGCAGGTTCTGTAGCAGTCACCTCACTCTCAACTATAGCGCAAGAGAGCAAATGTGTGGATTTTGAGGAGAGAGAGAGCAAGCATGCATGACAGACTTCGAGAGAAAGACACTTTTCCCTTGAGAaattgaagagagagagagaggtgatgcGTGCCTTATTTTATttattgaaatatgtgaatgaGAGTCTGTGAGAGAAGCAAGCGATGGAGAAGAGAGATTATTTCtctgattgagagagagagagagtgcgcaAGAGAGAGCGCTGATAATAAATGCGAGAGAGctttcaagagagagagagagattgggggtAGAAGTGATTTGACTGATCATGCATGATGCATCCATTTTACTCCATCGTTCCATTTATATAGGGCATAATGCATTTTTCTAGACCTCATTTGACttttgacaagattaatagtacataaGATGCATAacgtaaaaattatatcattgaaagcttctttcacatacgaatttggtggtatgctttgtgtaagttgcatgtcatatatttttcgcaaaaaaaaaagttgcatgtcatatattattgctttaACATTTGATTAAAGTTAGTCTCAAAAAATGTAttagaccctatatagatggaaggagggagtagaatttAGACATGGCCTGAGGAGAAATAGAGATATGTGAAGGATGGCAGACGATGGTTCACGTGAGTGTAGAGACGCGAGATGTGACCTGCCAGCCTACACACTAGGTATGCAGTCGAGTGAGACTTGTAGTTATTGTGTATGTAGGCCTGCAAATCAAAACAGGATTGAAGAGTAGTGTTCGGATCACGAGGTGAGACAACTACAAGGAATGGATAGGATAGTAGGTGTACCCACACCCGAGAGTAGAAAGGCCACTCTCGTATGATTGGAGGTAAAGGGAAGGACGGGCCCATCCCTCTGAAAATTAAAAGGGGAGAGGTTTAGTTGTTAGAAAGTTTGCGTAAAGAGCAGCTACGTAGCTTTTCATAGATGTAGGATTTTCGGTTCTAAAATATACCGTTGCGAGCAAATAACCCACTTTATGGATGGACGGACCATGTTCCTTGGCTTGCTTCCGCGAATCAATTTTTACAAACATAATCCATCTCTCGTTGCATAAAGACAAAGACAAACATTTTCATGATGGGCCTTAACTGAGTTTTTACTACAGCAGTAcactattttttctttcttttaaatCCCTTGTTCTTTTGAACTGTTCCAGTTTTGTTTGCGAAGCGGCGTTGTGCTAATTAATTCAAGCCGTGTTCGTCTGCCGGGAGCGGCACGGGGGGCATGAGGTGCTGCATCTCCATCATCTGGAGGTTGAAGTCGTCTTTCGTGATCGACTCCGGCGGCTTGTCCGGCCACACGGCCACCAACTCTTCGCCGCCGAACAGGCCGGACACCTCCTCCTCTGCCACCGCCAAGCTCGCGGGCATCCCCTTCGCAGGCTTCACGCCATCTGCGCGTGTGTCGACGACATCATGCATGGCATTGTTAACTCACCGGAGTCGGACGTGACATATTTGGATTGGGAGAGAGACGATGGTCAAGATCCAACTCACCGAAGAAGCAGTCGCATTTCCCGCCATAATGCGAGGTCACGTCGCCTTCGGATCGGCTGCCACTGCCACCGCTGAGGCCGGACGGCCACGCGGAGTAGTCGTTCTCGTTGTAGACCAGCTCCGGCATGGACGTAACGCGGAGCAGGGCGGCGCCGGGCAGCCGCTGgtcctgctcgaggacgagcatctCGAGCGGCCCGCCGGCGTCGGCGGGCGATTGGTTCGAAGGAAGCTCCTGCGCAGAGGGGGGCACCAACGGTGGCATCCCCAGCGCGTCGGCGTAAAGCTTGTTGGCGTGGCCGAGGCCGGCGGAAACCTCGTCGTGGTGGAGGTACGGTACTTGCGCTGCGAGGAGGGCCTGCGGGTTGTGGCTAATGTTGCCGGTGAATTGGAAAGGCTGCGGAGGAGCGACGTTGTTGAAGGCGGGGTGGAACGGCGGCGCAGCCGGCCAGGCGAACTGGTCCGCGGCCGCGTCCAGGAGGAGCGGTGCTTGGAGGCTGCTGGCGTTGCCGTCGGCGTCGACGATGGGCCTCAGCTTGCCGGCGCGGACGAGCGCCACCTCCCGCTCGACATCCGGCGGGTACAGGGCCAGGCCGGCGCGCTTCCGCCGCTTCAGCCGCGTGTTCCAGTAGTTCTTGATCTCATTGTCCGTCCTCCCCGGCAGCTGCATGCAGACGCAGATCGGGCACCAGGCAATCGATAGGCAACGGCAGGCAAGAAATTCTAATGGCGAGGCGGGGTAAAGGGATCGAACGACCGGTGGTACTCACGTGTGCGGAGATGCGCGCCCACTTGTTGCCGATGAGCGCGTGGAGGCGGaggatgaggcgctcctcctccggcgagaagGGGCCCCGCTTGAGGTTGGGGCGAAGGTGGTTGGCCCACCGGAGCCGGCAACTCTTGCCGCAGCGCAGCAGCCCCGTCTCCCGCCGCACCGCGTTCCAGCTCCCTTCGCCGTGCCGCCGTACGTGCTCCACCAGCAGCTGGTCCTCATCCGGCGTCCATGGCCCCTTCTTCAgcctgccgccgcccgccgccgcacccTGCTCCACGGATCCACCCGCCGCTTGTTCAGGCTGCTGAGGCGCCTccacagccatcgatcgatcgacgGACCGGTGaaatgatccgcctcacctttcctctctcctcctcttcctcttctcaaaGCTTACATGCGATCGAGATCgagaagagggggagagaggcggATGATCTCGTCGCCTACCTCCCACGCATCGCCGGGCCGGAGGAGTCAGAAACCATCGAAGACAAAAACATGAATGAATGGAAGATCAAAAGCTCAACGCATTGTACGTATATGTTCCTAATCAATCTAGAAACTGAAACCTAGCGTCCCGATCGAGCACATCCTCTACTAGAGAGGAGCAGAATTCGCCGGAGCTACTAGAAGAAGATTATGAGAACAAAGGGAaatatttgttttgttttttgtcaATCTAGTAGGGGTGGCGGGCcaaaaaagaggagaggaaaaaATGGGGGAGAGAAGGAGAACGCGAAAATAATGGCACGAAAGATTGATGGTCCTCCTATTTAATCGGTCCAGTCCATGCTTGATGCATGCGGCCATGCATGAAGGGGCGCATGCATCCCTGCATGCCTTCTGTGAATCCATCTCCTCCCGTGTGTTGAAGAGATCTAGAAGCTAGTAGGGCATCCACACTATATTGTTTTCGGAACTGCTGCGCGGACGACAACAGTATGCACGACAGATGAACGATGCGGGATCAAACGGTCTGCTGGACTCTGCTACATGCATGGACGGACAGGGATCTGTTGTCGTGCATGAATCGTGCGCACAGCATCGTGTGTGTAGCACTGCTCTATTGTTTTTGCTGCCCACAAGAGCATCTCCGACAGTTGATGtataagtttttttttttttgcgggaagacAGATGATGTATAAGTTGGTGTAAAAAAAGTAGAGTAGGACAGAAGGTTTTAGGTCACCAGAAATTGCCCTAAAATTAACTTCCAAACTTTAAACAAGATCACCACATATTTTGATATTTTGAACTACGAAATGTTCAAACTTAATAAACATGAAAATAGCAATACTACGATAGATTCACTACTACACGCACACTAGAGACACACTAATGGTCACCATCCTTGGACTCCACACAGTTCTAAAGCTCCAGCAACGATTCATCACTACCGAATTCGACATCGTCTTTGTTGTTGTCGGACTCAATCTTGATTGCCTGTCAGGGCCAACCTCGTCCTCCTTCTTGCGCCTCACGACCCTCTTGGCAAAGAATTTGCGCCCCACTACCACGAGGTGTGGATTCACCTTAGTGAATCTCACCATAGCCACTGCATCACACTCATGGGCGGTGCGCTGCTCCACCACCAGGAGATCTTCCTTCCCCTCACCGCGTGACACGATTCATAGTCCAGGGATGAGGAACTCCGCGTCCTCGAGCGACGTAATATGGGGGAAGTTGAGCTGGAGTCGGTGATACTTCCAAGCCACCACGTCGTAAGCACACGCGACAAAGCTCGGGTGTGGTAAAGGTGCCGAGCCATCTCTGCTGCCGATCATAGTTGATTTTAGCAATGAAGCGGCCGGACTGCCGGAGCCGAAGGCCATGGAAGGGTGTGCTTCCCGCAACACGGTGGCATGGAGGTGGCGGCTGCTGGCATGGCAACATTTTAGGCGTCATGTAGGCCGGCGGCGGCAACGATTCTCGATGGAGCGGCGGCCGAATGTGGCGGTGGTGGCCTAAATGGATAGATCGATGGAGGGAGAGTCGTGGATCCGCCGCTAGCAGACAATGAGGGCGGCTAGATTCTGACGGCTGCGGGGCGCACTACTATATACTCAAAATACTACTAACATCTCATCACTGGTTAGTGATGATGGTCATCACTGACCGATAAATCTAGGATGTATTAGTGATGAGCCTCGGTTGGTTCACCGAGGCAGTTTACACTGTTCGGTCTAGTTTCGACCGGTCAATGGTAGGGGGTTCTTCCACCTCCCCCAGACGATATGTCAACACAGATGGGCTTGCCTATTTGTTTGGTCAATGGTAGCCTATTATCACTTATCTCTCTTTTTAAAGGCCGATCATTGGTATATTTTCTATACGTGATCTTCTTCCCACGCGGACAACAAAAAATTAAACGGAGAAATATGAACACATTCATGCTTCATCGATTATCGATAATGGGTTCCCAATGAGCGTTCATTGAACCGACGACAATTCCCACGATGGCGCTCGTTTGTCTATCATGCATGGATTCTCAATGAGCATGCGTTGAACCGGCACACGATTCCCACGGCGACACTTGTTTGGCTACCGAAGCATCTTTCCCAGATGCCGACTGATATTGTTAGGTTATATATACGGGGCTATGGCATTTCTATACCGCTTCACCAGCATTGGCGCACTTCCTCTGACACCTTCGACCGGCGTTGCCTCACTAACGCCCTTCTTCCCCTCACTAAACAACAAACGACAACAATGACAGTCCCAGTTGAAGCCTTGTCGGAAGCCGCATCCACTCCCGCCACTGTGCCGGAGCCCGTTGATGCTCCTATTTGtggagcctgagcctgagccagtGCCAATCCTTATTCCACCTCATGCTACCGTTGCCATCCACCTCATCATTGCATAGCCTGGGTAGGCTAGATTTGTCAAGCCCTTACTCTTTGACTTTGAGCCAATCCTACGGCCCCACCGACATCAACGATGACAAACTCGCCGAGTTGTAAGCATTATATGACATGTGTATGGTCCACTGGAATGAGGAGAAGCGTGCGGAGAAGGAAGACCATCAATGCCTGACATGATTGCCCCGCTTCGAACAAACACGCGCGGAGTCCATACTTGTAGAGGTTGAGGCCCCACATGTGACACCCAATGATAATACCCTAAATACTTTTTTTGCTATTATATTGATtgtgcatcatttgcattgcatgacaattgattaattaattaacttgaACTATTTTTCACAAATGGGAAACAAAAGGTCTCCAAGTGTTTTGAATATTTTTATATGGCCTTGTTCTATTATGAAAAGGCTAGTTTCAAGTTTCATTTGATTCTCAAATTGTTTGACACCGCAAGGATCAAATATGGAGGCGCTAATAGTTGGTCTAATAAACCATTATCCAATTAAAAGTGTTAACCAGGTTGCCTATATTCCCCTCTATCCTTCTAGACCAATTGCATGACCTGTTGCACAATCGGTCTAGAACGTTCCTCCTCAAGTTTGTTAATTTGGACACAGTCGACGAAGCTCTAGCATAGATTCCTATCATCTCCTTGGGAtagtgaggttagggtttctcgtaaTATGGAGAGATTTGACGTCTGGTGCTTTATATCGGGCTctatatttttaataattcaagtttttcactttatttttatttttgtgtttttctattaTAAATAATTTAGGATTAAAAAAATCTCCAAAATTTTAAAAATGTGCATTTGGAAAAAAGTGTTTAggaaatcat
This window contains:
- the LOC123130432 gene encoding transcription factor MYB97; translation: MAVEAPQQPEQAAGGSVEQGAAAGGGRLKKGPWTPDEDQLLVEHVRRHGEGSWNAVRRETGLLRCGKSCRLRWANHLRPNLKRGPFSPEEERLILRLHALIGNKWARISAHLPGRTDNEIKNYWNTRLKRRKRAGLALYPPDVEREVALVRAGKLRPIVDADGNASSLQAPLLLDAAADQFAWPAAPPFHPAFNNVAPPQPFQFTGNISHNPQALLAAQVPYLHHDEVSAGLGHANKLYADALGMPPLVPPSAQELPSNQSPADAGGPLEMLVLEQDQRLPGAALLRVTSMPELVYNENDYSAWPSGLSGGSGSRSEGDVTSHYGGKCDCFFDGVKPAKGMPASLAVAEEEVSGLFGGEELVAVWPDKPPESITKDDFNLQMMEMQHLMPPVPLPADEHGLN